CGATCTTGACCGTGTTAGTTTTTACATTTTTTAGAAAAAATCATGATTTAAAAACACTAATAAGTTCAATGCTTTGGGTATTATCCATATACTACTTCATATCACCAACCGTACACCCGTGGTATATTATCTTTTTAGTATTGCTTTCCTGCTTTACCAACTATCGATACGCATTAATCTGGTCAGCTACCGTAATTCTGAGTTACTGGGCCTATTCTGATCCTAATTACATAGAACACCTAGGAATTCTTACCGTTGAGTATCTTATAGTATTTTCCTTTATGATTTACGAATTAAGCAAACAACGTAACAAATTGTAAAGTTTTTGTAAAAATTTGAACACTACTGTTGAAAAGTCAATTTAATTTGTACTTTTGACTCATAATGAACAACAACAATAACATATTCACTACTAACAGGTCATCTTCACCTGTTCGTTCATTTACGCCTACACGTCGTCGCCCGTAAGGGTGCATTATAACTATGGAAATAGGTGAGTCCATTTCCGCTAAGTCTCAAAACAACATTTCATTAATATTTTTACTCTTAAACCCTAATTGGCAATGGAATTACTAATTGCTAACGAATCACATTTTAAGTATGCAGAAATTATCTGCGATACTATTGCAGATTCTGCTAAAACTCGTGGTACTGGTATTGCAAAACGTACGCCAGAATACATTCGTAAGAAACTTGAAAACGGTAATGCTGTAATAGCTTTAGATGGAACCACATTTGCGGGCTTCTGCTATATTGAAGTTTGGGGACATGGAAAATATGTCGCCAACTCTGGACTTATCGTACATCCAGATTACAGAGATAGAGGCTTAGCTAAACAAATTAAGCAACGAATCTTTGATCTTTCTGGTGAAAAATTTCCTGATGCTAAAATCTTTGGTATTACTACCGGATTAGCCGTAATGAAAATTAATTACGAATTAGGATATAAACCAACAACATTCTCTGAACTTACAGATGACCCAGAGTTTTGGAAAGGTTGCCAAACCTGTAAAAATTTTGATATTCTTACACGTACCGAACGTAAGATGTGCTTGTGTACAGCTATGCTTTACGACCCTAAAGCCGTATCAAAAAAGAAAGCCGTAGAAGAGAAAGAAAAATTAAATACCAAAGCTTTTAAGCGATTAAAAAGTATAAAAGAATCCCTTTTCCTAAAAAAGAAATAAAATGAAAAAATTAGTTTTAGCCTACAGTGGCGGATTAGACACATCATACTGTGCAAAACATTTATCAAAAGACAAAGGGTTTGAAGTTCATGCCGTTAGTGTTAATACAGGCGGATTCTCAAAAGAAGAAATAAGTCAGATTGAAAAAAAATCTTTAGAATTAGGGGCTACTTCGTATAAATCTATTGATGCCGTTCAAACATTTTACGATAAAGTAGTAAAATATTTAATCTTTGGGAACGTATTAAAAAACAATACGTACCCATTATCGGTTAGTGCAGAACGTATTGTACAAGCTATTGAAATTGTAAACTACGCTAAAAAAGTAGATGCAAAATATATTGCACACGGAAGTACCGGAGCAGGAAATGATCAAGTTCGTTTTGATATGATTTTTCAAATCATTGCCCCTGAAATAGAAATCATCACCCCTATTAGAGATAATAAATTATCTAGAGAAACAGAAATTGCTTACTTGAAAGAAAATGGAATTGACTACCCTTGGGAAAAAGCAAAATACTCTATTAACAGAGGGCTTTGGGGAACATCTGTTGGGGGCGAGGAAACATTAACCTCTAACAAAGCATTACCAGATAGTGCATACCCAAGTCAATTACAAGAAAAAGAACCTACAGACGTAAAACTAACTTTTGAAAAAGGAGAATTAGTAGCTGTTGATGGCGTCAAAGATAAACCTGTTGCCAATATAGAAAAGCTAGAAGCTATGGCTTCTAAATATGCCATTGGTAGAGATATACATGTGGGCGATACTATTATTGGCACAAAAGGCAGAGTTGGTTTTGAAGCTGCTGCTGCTTTAATCATCATTAAGGCACATCATTTATTAGAAAAACATACCCTTACCAAATGGCAACAATACCAAAAAGAACAGCAAGGTAACTTCTATGGAATGTTGTTACACGAGGGTAATTATTTAGATGAAGTAATGCGAAACATTGAAGCTTTCTTAACAGATACTCAAAAGAATGTTTCTGGGGATGTTTTCTTAAGCTTATACCCATTCCAATTTAGATTAAACGGAATTTCATCTACACATGATTTAATGACGGATGCTTTTGGAAGTTACGGTGAAGAAAATAAAGGATGGTCTGCTACCGATGCGAAAGGTTTTATAAAAATACTTTCAAATCCAGGTAGAATATACAATCATGTAAACGTAGAAAAGTAAAAACGATGATCAAAGCAGGCATAATTGGTGGTTCTGGATATACGGGTGGAGAACTTATTCGTATTCTTTTAAACCATCTTGAAACAGAAATAGATTTTGTGTATAGCACTACAAGAGCAGGTAAAAAAATTACTACAGCACATCCTGATTTATTAGGTCTTACAACTATTGCTTTTACAGGTACTGTAAATTTAAAAGTCGATGTTGTTTTCTTATGCTTAGGACATGGAAATTCTACCAAGTTTTTGAAAGAAAATAAATTTTCTTCAGATACTAAAATTATAGATTTAAGTAATGACTTTCGCTTACATGCAGATGCTATATTAGAGGGCAAAGAATTTGTTTATGGTTTACCTGAAACCAATAAGGAAAAAATAAAGTCCGCCAATTACATTGCAAATCCCGGTTGCTTTGCTACCGCTATTCAATTGGCTTTATTACCCTTAGCAAAAGCAGGACTCCTTAAAAAAGAAATACATATTAATGCTGTTACAGGGAGTACTGGTGCTGGCGTTAGTCCTTCTGACACGACACATTTTAGCTGGAGGAACAATAACGTGTCTTGGTACAAGCCATTCACACATCAACATTTAGGAGAAGTAGGTGAAAGTTTAGCTTCTTTTAATACTCCTGTTGGCGAGTTATTATTTCTACCCACTAGAGGAAACTTTCCTAGAGGAATTTTAGCTACAGCATATACCGTGTTTGATGGTGAACTAGACGAGGTAATTGCTTTATATAAAGATTTTTACAAAAACGCTTTGTTTACTCAGGTTGCAGACGAAGAAATACATCTAAAACAAGTGGTAAACACCAATCAGTGTCATATTCACTTACACAAACACAATAACAGATTATTGATCACTTCTGCAATAGACAACCTATTAAAAGGTGCCTCTGGACAAGCGGTACAAAATATGAATCTCATGTTTGGTCTTGAAGAGCGTAGCGGATTAAATTTAAAAGCAGCAGCATTCTAGTTAGCTTCGGTTAGCGCAAAATAAACGCATCCTTTATCGGAAAGGAAGGTATAGGTAACAAAAACGAACTTAAAGAACAGTAATGAAAATAGCAATTATAGGAGCAGGAAATTTAGGTCTGGCTATTGCCAAAGGAATCTTAGCTACCAATGGTGCAACTACCATGTACCTAACCAAAAGAAAAACAGGCAGCATTGAAAAGTTTGAAAAATACGGCAATGTAACCGTCACCTCTAATAATAGAGAGGCTGTAACTAACGCTGATATTCTAATTTTTGCAGTTCAACCCAATCAGTTTGTAAACATACTAGAAGAAGTAAAAGACCTATTAACAGATAAACATGTGTTAATTTCAACCATTACTGGGTTTAGTATCGCTCAAATAGAGGCTATCGTAGGAGAAGACCAAAATATTATTAGAAGTATGCCTAATACAGCAATTTCTGTAGGCAAATCTATGACCTGTATTTGCGCTAATGAAAGGGGAAAGAAAAGAATTGAACTGGCGCTGGCAATCTTTAACAGAATGGGATATTCTATGGAAATTCCGGAATCTCAAATGCAAGCAGCTACTGTAATTTGTGCTAGCGGAATTGCATTTTGGATGCGTATGATTCGCGCAACTACACAAGGTGCAATACAATTAGGTTTTGATGCTAAAGAAGCACAAGAACTAGCCATGCACACCTGTAATGGTGCCGCAGCCCTACTCATTGAGTCTGGCAGCCATCCAGAAGCAGAAATAGACAGAGTTACAACGCCTCAAGGTTGTACTATTCAAGGATTAAACGAAATGGAACATCAAGGTTTGAGTTCTTCATTAATACAAGGGATTGTAGCTTCTTACGATAAAATTAGCCGTATCAAAGAAGGAAACATGTAGTTACTA
This genomic stretch from Cellulophaga algicola DSM 14237 harbors:
- a CDS encoding GNAT family N-acetyltransferase yields the protein MELLIANESHFKYAEIICDTIADSAKTRGTGIAKRTPEYIRKKLENGNAVIALDGTTFAGFCYIEVWGHGKYVANSGLIVHPDYRDRGLAKQIKQRIFDLSGEKFPDAKIFGITTGLAVMKINYELGYKPTTFSELTDDPEFWKGCQTCKNFDILTRTERKMCLCTAMLYDPKAVSKKKAVEEKEKLNTKAFKRLKSIKESLFLKKK
- the argG gene encoding argininosuccinate synthase, which produces MKKLVLAYSGGLDTSYCAKHLSKDKGFEVHAVSVNTGGFSKEEISQIEKKSLELGATSYKSIDAVQTFYDKVVKYLIFGNVLKNNTYPLSVSAERIVQAIEIVNYAKKVDAKYIAHGSTGAGNDQVRFDMIFQIIAPEIEIITPIRDNKLSRETEIAYLKENGIDYPWEKAKYSINRGLWGTSVGGEETLTSNKALPDSAYPSQLQEKEPTDVKLTFEKGELVAVDGVKDKPVANIEKLEAMASKYAIGRDIHVGDTIIGTKGRVGFEAAAALIIIKAHHLLEKHTLTKWQQYQKEQQGNFYGMLLHEGNYLDEVMRNIEAFLTDTQKNVSGDVFLSLYPFQFRLNGISSTHDLMTDAFGSYGEENKGWSATDAKGFIKILSNPGRIYNHVNVEK
- the argC gene encoding N-acetyl-gamma-glutamyl-phosphate reductase; amino-acid sequence: MIKAGIIGGSGYTGGELIRILLNHLETEIDFVYSTTRAGKKITTAHPDLLGLTTIAFTGTVNLKVDVVFLCLGHGNSTKFLKENKFSSDTKIIDLSNDFRLHADAILEGKEFVYGLPETNKEKIKSANYIANPGCFATAIQLALLPLAKAGLLKKEIHINAVTGSTGAGVSPSDTTHFSWRNNNVSWYKPFTHQHLGEVGESLASFNTPVGELLFLPTRGNFPRGILATAYTVFDGELDEVIALYKDFYKNALFTQVADEEIHLKQVVNTNQCHIHLHKHNNRLLITSAIDNLLKGASGQAVQNMNLMFGLEERSGLNLKAAAF
- the proC gene encoding pyrroline-5-carboxylate reductase, yielding MKIAIIGAGNLGLAIAKGILATNGATTMYLTKRKTGSIEKFEKYGNVTVTSNNREAVTNADILIFAVQPNQFVNILEEVKDLLTDKHVLISTITGFSIAQIEAIVGEDQNIIRSMPNTAISVGKSMTCICANERGKKRIELALAIFNRMGYSMEIPESQMQAATVICASGIAFWMRMIRATTQGAIQLGFDAKEAQELAMHTCNGAAALLIESGSHPEAEIDRVTTPQGCTIQGLNEMEHQGLSSSLIQGIVASYDKISRIKEGNM